GAAGAGACCCCATCAGGTGATTCACCCAGACCTCTGTGTCCCTACCTGAGCCAAGGAGTAGCCAAAAGGACATTTCACTTATCGAGACACAATTCTACTCCTCCCCTGCCGGCCTTAGCCACTGCCACCCCAGACTAAACCTTAGACCTGGACCACTGCAGAAGCCTCTACCTCATCTTCTACTCTTACCCTGCACCAtcttttaaaagcacaaattaCATTTTGtccctcccctgcttaaaactgCCCCAAGTGTGCTTGGAATAACATCCAAACTCCTACCATGCCCTCCAGGTCCTGCATGAACTGACTCCTGCTTCTTCCAGTGTCATTATGCACCATGCTCCCTCTCACTCCCCACCTAAAGCCACTCTGGCcttttctgccttgcaaacaggccAAACTgtcacaggacctttgcacttacTGCTCCCTCTGCCTTGAATGCtcttccccccatccttcccaTGGCTGGCTGTTACTGaggtctcagctcagatgtcacctcctcagaaaagCCTTCTCCCTCTGTTACCTTCTTTCTCATCACCTTGTGTTACTTTCCTCATAGAACTTGTGACAATtccacatcttttaaaattagttcacTTATTTATTGTCAGTCTCCTTGCACTGTGATGGTAGGAACTGTGTCTATCTTGTTCAAGGCCATATCTTGATTCTAGAGGACATAGCACACAGATGGTGGTCATAAATCTGTAATGAACGAATGGCTTGCCCTCACACACACCAGTGCCCTCATTTGTCCATCCCACAGTGACTGCCCTGACTTAGGTCTCACCACCTTTTGCCTCATCTACACCAGCTTCCTCACTGGTCTCCCCTGACCCAGTTCTCTTGGGGATCCAGTCCACCCTGCAGACACAGTGACCTTTCTACCATTCAAATCTGGTCTGTCCAAACTCCATTACTTCCCAGCCCTGATTCTATCATTCTGTGTTCCTATCCTACCCCTGTCCTCCACAGCCACAGTATATTGAGTGCCTATTGTATCCCAGCCACTTGGGACACACCAGAgaccaaaacagacaaaatccttGCTCTTCCTCAAGAAGCTTACACTGAAGGAATCTTATATTCTCCCTGAATTTAACTTGCCCTTTCCCACCTCACTACCTTTGCAAATGTAAACTCCCCCTGTCTGGAATGCCATAGGCAGGTCTTCTATAGAATACCTGCCTTTCCACCCCAGAGGCAGAGGTAAAGGACAGTTGCCACTGTCCCCTCTTAGACCTGGACCTGCCTTGCTGTTTTCACACCTTTCTCTCTCAGGAGACTGGGCACCCCTAGAGGGCAGGGACCCATAAGTCATCTTTGTATGCCCAGCAACCATGTACAGAGCTTGGTAGTGAGGAGGGGAAATTGGATCCAGGAATATCTAATGGTCAAATaaatcctcccctcccctccccaacacacaGACTCTTCCAGAAGCCTGTCATCTACTCACAAGAGCTCTGCCAGCTCCCCTACTTCCCCCACCAAGGCCAGGAGGAGGTTCCGAGGTTGGTGGAACTGGTCCCAGTCTCGTTCAGCAGCAAACTCAGCATGGAGGCGGCGGCTGGAATAGGAGAAAGGGGTGGAAGTCCAGGTCCCAAGGttaggggatgggggaggagatgCAGGGCCCTGGCAGGTACCTCAGTGATATGTAATGGGGGCATGGGTATCAGGGGGGATTCTGCAACTAATTCCTTGGGTGGCCTAAGCAAGTCGTTTCCTCTTTAGGggacttggtttcctcatctataaaatgggtgggACCTTACACAGACCCTAAATTATCGAAATCTaataatactttctttttcatttttccacctcctgctgctgcttctgcagtTTTCCTCCATCTGGAATAGCCCTATCTCTGTATATCTAAATCCTATTGATTTTACAGAATACAGCTCCAGGACACTTCCCCTAAGAAGCCCTCCTTGATTTCCTCCAGCAAGAAATGTCTCCCACCTCTCAACACTACATTTATCCCCCGTCCTACCTCCcgctcctggagggcagagacaAGGCAGAAGCAGCATCGTACTCCGGTATGTCCCCTGCCTCAGGTGTGCATTgttaagcccattttacagaggaggaggtTAGAAGGCTCGCCTGCGGGGGTCAGCCAGCAGAGCTAGGACCTGAGCACAGCTGCCAGCCTTCTTCCCGACCACGTGGAGGGACCCTCCCCAaatggagggagaaaggggggcgatctccccagcccagcctgggcaAGGACGGCTTACATGTCCTCGAGCGTTGGTTCCGAGCTGAAGCTGAAGGGGGCGGCAGCAGCAGTGCCCTCTCCTCCTGCATCCCCACGCGTCTCCCCACGCGCGGACATACCGCCCACCGCGCCGCAGCCCTGACTTGCTGAAGAACCTGGAGCCAAGCTCGGAGCCCCCGCCTCCAGAGCGCCTGACCAATCACAGGCGTTCATGATTGCTTCACGGGGGCGGAGCCGAAAGAAGGACCAATTTCTTACGTGGAGTTTGCTACAGCCCGCCCCTTACCCGGACGGGACCAACCTAAGAGGACTTCATGCTTGCGTTCCTTGGCCCCGGCCCCCGAATTCTTCAGTCTTGACCAAGCATCTTAAAGGTATAGGTACCGGATTCGACCAAGGGAAGAGACAAAAGGCAGACAGTGGAGAACGCAGGCGCATCACTTCTCTTTTGGGCGCCAGATGGCGCCAAAGCAAAATGATGGCGGGGAACCCCGTGGAGAACCCCAGCAATGAAGGGTTTAAACGAGAAAGGGGAATTTATTAAAAGGATACAGGAATGTCTCCAGGATACAGCTGAGCCTGAGGAATGAACTAGAAGTAGGGTAGCTGTTTcaagcattttacatatttatttattttttggagacTCTGCTAAATCTAtagcaaaaaatcaaaaaaatctatatttttaaatttttatttatttatttttatacagcaagttcttattacttattttttacatattagtgtatatgcgtcaattccaatctcccaattcataccccACCCCcgcgccgctttccccccttggtgtccatacgtttgttctctacatctgtgtctctatttctgccttgcaaaccagttcgtctgtaccatttttctagattgcacatatatgcattaacatacgatatttgtttttctctttctgacttacttcactctgtatgacagtctctagttccatccaggtctctacaaatgacccaatttcgttcctttttatggctgagtaatattccattgtgtatatgtaccacatcttccttatccatttgtcttgtcaatgggcatttaggttgcttaagcattttacatatttaatcctcacagcaactcattcaatcctcaagtcaaccctctgaggtaggtaATACTATAATAATCATCCGCATTTTAGAGATACGGAAACTGAGAGATTGAGTAGTTTAACTCAACACCTAGTAAAATGGTAGCCAGGTTTCAAATTCAGGCAGTTTGGCTTCAGAGTCTGTGTTAACCCCTACGTCATATCGTCTCAAATGGTGATAAGTACGATGAAAAAAGAATCTGGGACTGGTAGGTAGCAAGACAGAAAGGACCTGGATCCTTGATAACATTGCTGAACCACTTACTTTTACAAGTTACAGAGATGCCCTGATTTAGGACTCTGgttatataagataataaatccctttatagggggacttccctggtggtccagtggttaagactccatgctcccagtgcaggggacccggcttcaatccctggtcagggaactagatcccgcatgctgcaactgaagatcctgcacgccacaactaagacccggcacaaccaaataaataaataaataaaatatttttttttaattgctttattggTCAAGCCacttttagggttttttgttgtttgttttgggtttttttgttgttgttactcgTCTTTCAGaaagtgatatttaagctgagTAAAAGTCAAGGGGAAAAATCAAGAGTACTAGGTAGAGAGAACACCAGTGCTTAAAGCAGGAAAGGCTTGGCATGttctaaaggcaaaaaaaattccAGCGTGGCAGGAATGCAGTGAGCAAGGGGGAGAATGGTGGGATATGGTGTTGGAGAAGTAAAAAGAGGCTAGATCAGATCAATCAaccatggattttattttattttggattttaactATTACGGGACCCCTCTGGAGGATTTTAGGCAGGGGAGCTGTATGATCATGTGTTGTATTTCTGAGCCCTCTGACTGCTGTGTTAAGAATGAACtgaaggggggacttccctggtggcgtagtggataagactccacgctcccaatgcagggggcccgggttccatcccacgtgctgcaactaaggaacccgcctgccacaactaagacccggtgcaaccaaataaataaataaatatttttaaaaaaaagagtagcagTCTATGTAATTTgaccttatatttaaaaaaagaaaaaagaatgaactgaagAGGGCAAGAGTAGAAGCAGAGAGATGAGTTACTGCAGTTTTCCAGCAACAGATGTTGGTGCCTTGGGCTGCTAATAGCCGGTGAAGATGAAGAGAGGTGGATGCATATTTTGGAGAGAGATCTATAGGCTTTGGTGGTTTTGAACTAGTGAGATGGGAGAAAGGGTAGAATCAAGCATGGCTTACAGGTTTTGAGTGTTGAGCAACTTGGTGGATGGATGGTGACTTATACTGGGATGTGGAAGATGAGGTTCAGGATTGAACACACGAGGCATCAGAAGAGTGTTTTAGGACAAAGCAAGTTGAAGGTGCGTAtcgaattggcaggtggatttatGAGCCTAAGGTTTAGAGGAGAGATCAGGGCTAGAGATTC
The sequence above is drawn from the Balaenoptera musculus isolate JJ_BM4_2016_0621 chromosome 15, mBalMus1.pri.v3, whole genome shotgun sequence genome and encodes:
- the DCTPP1 gene encoding dCTP pyrophosphatase 1, whose protein sequence is MNACDWSGALEAGAPSLAPGSSASQGCGAVGGMSARGETRGDAGGEGTAAAAPFSFSSEPTLEDIRRLHAEFAAERDWDQFHQPRNLLLALVGEVGELAELFQWKPDEEPGPQAWPPRERAALQEELSDVLIYLVALAARCRVDLPRAVLSKMDTNRRRYPAHLSRGSARKYTDLPHGATSENQAVGPADLACESTGQAST